The sequence ACCAACATTAAATGCTCGGCGAGCTCTTTTTGATCTAGACGAAGTTCTAATTCTAAACGAGAATCCAATTCCGGATCGATATTGCCGTTGGCATCAAAACCACGAGGTCGAGAGCCTGCAATCGGGTAAATTTCCAGCTGACGGTTATGTTGTGAATATTTCAATGCACTTTCAGGAGAAGCGCCAAATAAGGTGAAGTCTTCGCTCTGCATAAAGAACATATAAGGACTTGGGTTATTGATTTTTAGCTGTCTGTAACTGGCAAGTCTATTCGGGCAAGGCAAGCTAAAACGTCGAGATGGCACAATTTGGAACACATCACCGATATTAATATGATGTTTTAATTTGCGGATAATTGCTTTGAAATCTTCATCTTCAATATTGGTTGTGGCTTCGGTATAAGCAGCTTGAATGTTGAGATCAAGTGTTTTCCCTTGCTGATTTGCAAGAATTTCAGCAAATTCGACCGCTTGTTGAGCCAGATTTTGCTGTTCATTAGGATCAAAACAGAAAGTGCTTAAAAAGGCTTTTTGTGTTTGATGATCGATAGTCACTAACTGCTCAGCCAGATAGAAACTGTAATCAGGGCAACTTAAGCCGTCATCTTGCAGGAGAATATTCTCCATTGGGATAAAATTAGCAACTAAATCATAACTAAACAAGCCACCTAAATAAATAGGTGATTCGGCATTATTAAACAGATGATTCACCGTACGTAAACCGTCAAATACAGTGGTGGTTTTCAGTTTACTGTCTTCATCTAAATGGTTGTTAATTTCCGGAAATTCGGCTTGCAAGCGGTCATTTTCTACCAAAAATTTGCAAGTAGGCGCAGGGTTGAGTTGGTTCAGCGTTTGTTCAATTAATGGTAACACTGCTTTTCCGTTCGCAGTTAAAGCTTGAAAGGTAACGGTTTGTGCTTCGCAAAAAATATGCAATGCTGATTTAGCAAACAATAAACTTTTCAAACTGTTTTTGCTTTGAATTTCGGCGGAGTCTAATAATAAAGTATGCGGATTTTCGCCACATAAATGGTAGTAAACCGTTGTGGTGTCGGCAAAGTAAGGAAGTTCCGTTTGAGTAACAGTTAATTGAGGCATAGTAAATTCCTGCTATTTATTTTATTTGCACTATTAAACTAGTACATTAAAGATAAGTCAAGAGATTAGTTGAGATATTTATTCAGTATTTCAGTTGGATTCGTGTATAATTGCAACAATTTTTATGTGTAGCCTTTGGCTTGAGGATAATATGACACAATTTTTTTATATTCACCCGGACAATCCGCAACAACGCTTGATTCAACAGGCGGTTGAGATTATCAAAAAAGGCGGTGTGATTGTTTATCCGACAGATTCCGGCTACGCGTTGGGTTGTGCGATGGGTGATAAGCATGCGATGGATAGAATTGTGGCAATTCGTAAATTGCCGGAAAATCACAATTTCACCTTGGTGTGTAGTGATTTATCCGAGCTTTCGACTTATGC comes from Mannheimia granulomatis and encodes:
- a CDS encoding anthranilate synthase component 1, which codes for MPQLTVTQTELPYFADTTTVYYHLCGENPHTLLLDSAEIQSKNSLKSLLFAKSALHIFCEAQTVTFQALTANGKAVLPLIEQTLNQLNPAPTCKFLVENDRLQAEFPEINNHLDEDSKLKTTTVFDGLRTVNHLFNNAESPIYLGGLFSYDLVANFIPMENILLQDDGLSCPDYSFYLAEQLVTIDHQTQKAFLSTFCFDPNEQQNLAQQAVEFAEILANQQGKTLDLNIQAAYTEATTNIEDEDFKAIIRKLKHHINIGDVFQIVPSRRFSLPCPNRLASYRQLKINNPSPYMFFMQSEDFTLFGASPESALKYSQHNRQLEIYPIAGSRPRGFDANGNIDPELDSRLELELRLDQKELAEHLMLVDLARNDVARVSESGTRRVVDLMQIDRYSQIMHLVSRVIGTLRFDLDALHAYQACMNMGTLTGAPKIKAMQLIYQVEQQKRHSYGGAVGYLTSEGNLDTCIVIRSAFVQNGIAYVQAGCGEVLDSDPQLEADETRHKARAVLKAIGQVNAQ